CCCGGCACAAAAACGCTCTGCCCGGTCATGGGCGTTCCCGAATCGGGGCGTCCAGTCGTGCGGCCAGGGCGGTGCGCTGCGCCGGGGTGGTGCCGCCCCAGATGCCGCTCCTGTAGGTGATGCCGTTGGCAGGCTCAAACCGCATCGCCGTGGCCAGGCAGTCGGATCGCACCGGGCAGCGGCTGCAGGTGTCCAGGGCGGCGCGGTTGGCGTCGCTGCGGCCCCACTGCATGTCGTCGGCGCGGTCGGTCCACGCGGCGGGTTCGAGGTCGGAGTCGGCGCACAGCGCCCAGTGGTGCCAGGTCATCCCAGCCCCCGCTCTGCGTCGAGACGGGCGACGGTGTCGCGGTGCTGCTTCCAGCGGCAGTACACGTCGACCTCGTTGTTGCCGGTGACGATCAGCCCGCAGGTGCAGGTGCGCACCCACGCGCCGCGGGCGGTGGCCATCGACACGAGCAGGGCCTCGGTGGGGTGAAGTTTGCGGGAGCCGATGGGTTGCAGCCGGTGTCCGTGGGTGGACAGGTTCATGACGCACCGTCCAACAACCGCAGAACGCACTCTGCTGGGATGGTCGCGTAGGTGCCTGTCAGCCCTGCCGCGCGGTGCTCCTCGATAGCCTCTTTGCAGAACTCGCGCACACGTTGGAGCACGTCGGCATCGGTGGTCATGCGTCGATCTCCCACCGGGTCTTCGCGGACGATGCGGGCGCTTGCCCGTTAGCGTCAGAGCGGTAGGCGCGCCGTGTCCCGCGACGGTTGCCGCTGCGGTCACGCACTCTCGGCTTCGTGATCCACGCGGGCGTCCATCCCGCGGCGCGGTAGATCGTGCCGGTGTGAACGTCCTGGTCCTGATATGAGATGAGCCGTACGACCTCGGGTAGCAGCACGCGAATCTGCCGCCTCATCTGCCCGAGCATGTGGCTCGCAGTGCAGTGTGGCGCGTCGGGCGCGACTGCCATGCGGCGCAGTTCCAGCCAGTCCTGCGGCAGCCCGCGGGCGCTGGGGTTATGCCAGAACGCGACGGCAAAGACGGTGTGGCGGTAGTGGGATGCGAACGCCAGGCGCCACGGGCCGCGCTGGACGT
This window of the Candidatus Nanopelagicales bacterium genome carries:
- a CDS encoding WhiB family transcriptional regulator — encoded protein: MTWHHWALCADSDLEPAAWTDRADDMQWGRSDANRAALDTCSRCPVRSDCLATAMRFEPANGITYRSGIWGGTTPAQRTALAARLDAPIRERP